The following nucleotide sequence is from Lusitaniella coriacea LEGE 07157.
GGTACAAGAACTCGAAGCAATGGGCGCAAGAGTCATCTCCGTCTTCTCCGGCGGACTCGACTTCTCCAAACCCGTAGACGAATACTTCTGGGATACCCGCGTCAAAGGCGTTCCCTCCACCCCCTACGTCGATGTCGCCGTATCCCTCACCGGATTCGCCCTCGTAGGCGGTCCCGCGCGCCAAGACCACCCCAAAGCCATCGACTCCCTGCAACGCCTCAACCGCCCCTACATGGTCGCCCTACCCCTCGTCTTCCAAACCACCGAAGAATGGGAGAAAAGCGATCTCGGACTGCACCCCATTCAAGTGGCACTGCAAATCGCCATTCCCGAACTCGACGGCGCAATCGAACCGATCATCCTCTCCGGACGAGATGGCACAACCGGGAGATCCATCGCCCTCCAAGACCGCATCGAAGCGATCGCGCAACGGGCAATGAAATGGGCAAACCTGCGCAAAAAACCCAAACTCGACAAAAAACTTGCCATCACCGTCTTCAGCTTCCCCCCCGACAAAGGCAACGTCGGAACCGCCGCCTATCTTGATGTCTTCGGGTCAATCTACGAAGTCATGAATGCCCTTAGAAATAATGGCTACGACATCCAAGACCTCCCCGACTCCCCCCAAGCCTTAATGGAAGCCGTCATCCACGACGCACAGGCACAATACAAAAGTCCCGAACTGAACATCGCCCATCGGATGTCGGTGATGGAATACGAACGCCTCACCCCCTACTACGAACGCCTGAAGGAAAACTGGGGCGATCCTCCGGGACATCTGAACACCGACGGTGAAAATCTGCTCGTTTACGGCAAACACTTCGGTAACCTCTTCATCGGCGTACAACCCACCTTCGGCTACGAAGGCGACCCCATGCGCCTCCTCTTCTCCCGTTCCGCTTCTCCACATCATGGCTTCGCGGCATACTACACCTACCTCAGCGAAGTTTGGCAAGCCGATGCAGTACTGCACTTCGGAACCCACGGTTCCCTAGAATTCATGCCAGGGAAGCAAATGGGAATGAGCGGCGATTGCTATCCCGATAGTTTAATTGGAACAATCCCCAACCTCTACTACTACGCAGCAAATAATCCTTCCGAAGCCACCATTGCCAAGCGTCGCAGCTACGCCGAAACCATCTCCTACCTCACCCCCCCGGCAGAAAATGCGGGACTCTACAAAGGACTTCAGGAACTTAGCGAACTCATTGGTTCCTACCAAACCCTCAAAGACACCGGACGCGGCGAACAAATTGTCCTGACCATCATCGATAAAAGCATCATGCTGAACTTGGAGAAGGACATTCCCGAATTGCAGGGTGCAGAGGATCTCAAAACCCGCATTCAAAATCCCGAATTTGGGGAAGAACGGGATAACATCGTCGGGTCGGTGTATCGCAAACTCATGGAGATTGAATCGCGTCTCCTCCCCTGCGGACTCCACGTTGTTGGTAAGCCTCCCACCGCAGAAGAAGCTGTCGCAACCCTCGTTAACATTGGTAGCTTAGACCGCGAAGAAGAGGGAATGAAGAGTCTCCAACGGATCATCGCCGAAAGCATTGGACGGGATATGGAAGAGATTTATCGTAATAGCGATCGCGGTATCCTTGCAGATGTAGAATTGCTACAAAATATCACCCTCGCCACTCGTTCTGCTGTCGCGGCATTAGTTAAAGAACAAACCGACGCAGAAGGTCGCATCTCTAAAGTGACCGGACTCAACTTCTTCAACATGAGGAAGAAAACCCCTTGGATTGAAGCCTTAGAGGACGCAGGCTACGAAAAAGTTAACGCCGAAGACATCAAACCCCTGTTTGAATACCTCGAATACTGCCTCGAACAAGTTTGCGCGGACAACGAACTCGGCGCGTTACTCAAAGCCTTAGAAGGCGAATACGTCCTCCCCGGTCCCGGCGGCGACCCCATTCGCAACCCCAACGTTCTTCCCACCGGGAAAAATATCCACGCCTTAGATCCCCAATCCATCCCCACCCTCGCAGCCGTTAAATCCGCTAAAATTGTTGTCGATCGCCTTTTAGAACGGCAACGGATTGATAATGGCGGCACTTATCCCGAAACTATCGCGTTGGTTCTTTGGGGAACCGACAACATCAAAACCTACGGCGAATCCCTCGCACAAGTCCTGTGGATGGTGGGTGCAAAACCCGTTCCCGATGCCTTGGGACGAGTGAATAAAGTCGAACTCATTCCCCTCGAAGAATTGGGTCGTCCTCGCGTGGATGTGGTCGTCAACTGTTCCGGCGTATTCCGCGACCTATTTATCAACCAAATGAACCTCCTCGACCAAGCGGTGAAAATGGCAGCAGAAGCAGAGGAACCCTTGGAAATGAACTACGTGCGCAAACACGCCATGCAGCAAGCGGAGGACATGGGAATCAACCTGCGTCAAGCGGCAACTCGCGTCTTCTCCAACGCCTCCGGTTCCTACTCTTCCAACATCAACCTTGCGGTGGAAAATAGTACCTGGGAAGAAGAGTCTGAATTGCAGGAAATGTATCTCAAACGCAAATCCTTCGCTTTCAACTCCGACAATCCCGGCATTATGGATGACAAGCGGGAGGTTTTCGAGGCGGCACTGAAAACTGCCGATGCAACCTTCCAAAACCTCGACTCCTCGGAAATCAGTCTCACGGATGTTTCCCACTACTTTGATTCTGACCCCACAAAGCTTGTCTCCAGTTTGCGCGAGGATGGCAAACAACCCACCGCCTACATTGCCGACACCACCACCGCTAACGCACAGGTTCGCACCCTTTCTGAAACCGTTCGTTTGGATGCGCGCACTAAAATGCTCAATCCCAAATGGTACGAAGGAATGCTGAGTCACGGCTACGAGGGGGTTCGCGAACTCTCCAAGCGCCTCGTGAATACGATGGGTTGGTCTGCGACTGCGGGTGCAGTGGATAATTGGGTGTACGAAGATGTGAATACCACGTTCGTGGAAGACCCGGAAATGTGCCAGCGATTGATGAATTTGAACCCCAATTCTTTCCGCAAGATGGTTGGAACGCTGTTGGAGGTTAATGGTCGCGGGTATTGGGAAACCAGCGAAACCAATTTAGACCGCCTGCGAGAGTTGTATCAGGAGGTTGAGGATCGTATTGAAGGGGTTGAATAAACCGACAAATTAAATGGGTTTCTTGTAGGGACGTTTCATGAAGCGTCCCTATGTTATTTTGGGATTTAGCTTTTGGCTCTCTAATACGAAATCGCGAAAACAGCGCTACAAATCTTTCACCCCGTCCCTCGTCTCTCTGTCTCCCCGTCAGCCTTGTGTAGCAAATTTAAAACCATTTCATATAACGTGCCAACTGCTAGTTAAAAGAGTGGAAAAAGGCTCGCAAAATCCAAAACCCAATTGCTGAAATAATAAAAATAACTAGCGCCAATCCCCCTAACAAAAATCCAAGAAACCACCAGTCTGTTTTCTGCACGCGGTGCGGTTCGCTCAAATGCTTCTCCAATAACTTTATATTTTTAGTGTTCGCTTTCCAAGCCACATCCACCACATCGCCAAAGAGAGGAACCGTTCCCACAAACGCATCCCAAATGATGTTTCCCACCATGCGCGAGAGAGTCTGTTTCGATGCTCCCATCCGCGCCGCTTGCACGACGATATACCCCGATACAATCGCGCCGAGATAATCTCCAACGGCGGGTAGGAGTCCGAGAAGGGGATCGATTCCAATGCGATAGGGCGTTCCTGGAATGGGAAGTGCTTCGTCAAACAAATGGCTGATTGAGCGCAATTCCGCCATTATTTTTTCTCGTTGTTTTGAGGGTTGATTCATACAGTTCGGGTTACCCTGCAATACAGGACAAAAGTTGTAATGAGTCGAGCGCGATCGCGTAACACCCAACCCCATAACAACAGCTTAAATTAGGATGGGACAGAGTTGAATCTTATATTGCGACTTGCTCTGGCTCCCTTGCTCTCAGGATTGGGACTCAATGCAGAAAGAGGATTTTCCTGGGGTTTCGCCTTCTCTCTAAATCTCTCTCCCAACTTTGGGAGAGAGACTTTGAACGGTTATTTTGAGTAAACTACTTTTCCTGTTGGCGTTCGAGAGTTGCTTGTCGAAATCCTAAAACGACCAAAATATTGGAGAGGGTTAGGAAAAATTCTGCACTTCCGTGCAACCAATCCACATTGGCTAAGGCTTTGCCGTAGGTGACTTTGGCATAAATTCCGGCAGGAATCGTGATGGCAACGAAGAGGAGCAAAACGTAAAAACCAATTAATGCCAAGCGGGGCGCTTTTCCGGAACGGGTGAGAAACCACAAAAAGCCGAGGTAGGGAAAGAGGGAGAGGGCGAATAGAGTATCTTTATTCATTGGTCATCGATCGCGGTTTGCTGAGAAGAACGCCAAATCCACCAAGCTGCAAGGCAAAGGGTACAATTGCCAAGAACGGTCATTGCCGCTTGCAGGGTAACGAGCCATTCTAGGGATTCTGCATTATCAAAAAAGTGCCAGGTACAGGCACACATAGCGCTGACGAGAGCGGGTAACATGGCGAAGGAGAGTCCCCACCAAGCGCGATCGCGCGTCACCTCACCATACCGCCCAATAAACCAGATGGCGGCAATCCATTCAATGACGCTAGAAACATGAATTATCCAGGTTGGGATGGAAAGAGCGTGCATAATTCAGTTATCACCTCAACAGTAATCAGCGACCGACGAGCGAGATTTGCCCGAAAAAGAAAAGAAGAAACCCCATGAGGTCGCAGTAGGGGCGGGTTTTGCAAATCTTTTATGAATCATAGCAATAACTGTTGCTCAAACCCGCCCAGCCTCAGCGAAAAATTGTGTTTTAGAAAAGTTATCAGGGTCTAACACAGAGAACGGTTGGATCGATTAGCAATTGCCAGGGCGTGTTAATCTTATCAGACTCAATGCCAAATTCCTGAATGTCCGATTCTCGCCAGCTTGCTTTTGTTGCGCTACGTCAAATCTACCAGCGTGGTGCTTATACAGATGTTGCCCTCGATCGCGTTTTGCACGATGGGGATCTCGATCTTGCCGATCGCGGGTTACTCTCAGAATTAGTGTATGGGGTGGTGCGCAGGGCGCGATCGCTCGATGCCCTCATCGACCAATTGGGAAAGAAAAAGGCACGCCAGCAACCCCCAGATTTACGTGCGATCCTGCACTTGGGATTGTATCAATTACGCTACCTCGATCGCGTTCCCGATTCTGCTGCGGTCAATACCAGCGTGGAACTCGCAAAAAACAATGAATTGAAGCGCCTTGCAGGGGTGGTGAATGGCATACTGCGACAATACAGCCGTTTGGCAGAAGAAGGCGATCCTTTAGTGCTTCCCGAAAACGCGATCGCGCGCCTCAGCATTTTACACAGTTACCCAGATTGGATCGTTCAATTATGGGTCGAACAGTTTGGCACTGAAGAAGCCGAACGCCTTTGTGAGTGGTTCAATCGTTCCCCTTCCCTAGACCTGCGCGTTAATCCCCTGAATGCCACTCTAGAGGACGTAGAAAGAGCGTTGAACGAAGAGAATAACTCCCGCTTCGATCTGACCTGCGTTCTCCCCTTACCCCAAGCGCTGCGCCTGAGAGGGAAAACCGGAGCAATTGCCCAATTACCGGGATTTAAACAGGGTTGGTGGACAGTGCAAGATAGCAGCGCGCAGTTAGTCGTGCATCTCCTCGATCCTCAACCGGGAGAGGTGATTATTGATGCCTGTGCCGCACCAGGAGGGAAAACCACGCATATTGCAGAATTGATGCGCGATCGCGGAACGATTTGGGCGCGCGATCGCGCCGAAAAACGACTTCGCAAAGTTCGAGCCAACGCTCAACGCCTGCAACTCCAATCCATTCAACTCTCCCCAGGAGATAGTTGCGACTGTCCCCCCTTTCACCAAACCGCAGATCGCGTCCTCGTCGATGCTCCCTGTTCGGGATTGGGGACGCTACACCGCCACCCAGACATTCGTTGGCGACAAACCCCAGAAAAACTAGACGAACTCACCACCCTACAAAACCAACTCTTATCGCAAACTGCCCTCTGGGTCAAACCCGGAGGCATTCTTGTCTACGCCACCTGCACCCTCAATCCCGCCGAAAATGAAACCCTCATCCAATCCTTCCTCGATACCCACGCCGATTGGACAATTGAATTCCCCTCAGCCAACTCAATTGCAACCCCTTTCGCCTCCCCCGACGGTTGGATTAAAGTTTTACCAACACAGCACCACATGGACGGGTTCTTCATGGTGAAATTAAAGAAGAGCCTTTAAAACTAAATCACGCTTAATGCGAATTAGGAGCTTCAAACCCACATTCTACTGTATCTGTTCTCCCCTAGAGGAGTTAGGGGTGAGGGCTTTCAAGGCTTCTGAGTAATATACATCAGACGTAAATCTGGAAAATACAACCAATGGACAGTAAAACCAAAACAAAAAAAATATTCAGAATTCTCATGGGTGCAGCGTGGATTGACGGCATTATTCAAGTTGAAGAACGGGAATATTTGCGTCGAATGGCAACCGAACAAGGGATTGCTGACGATCCCGAAATACAATCTCTTCTCTCAGAAATCAAACAAGTGAGCGCAGAAGAATGTTATCGCTGGTTGGAAGAATACCTTGGCAACGATCGCACTGAAGCCGATTATCAAGAATTGCTCGAGTCCCTCAGCGCCTTAATTTATAGCGATGGGGAAGTGGATACTCAAGAAGCGAAATTATTGGCAAAGGTGCAACTCCTTGATCCCACTCAGGATACGCCCACATCTGCTTTTGATAAGATGCTCAGAACGATCCAAAAGCTATATCGCAAGGGTCTAGAAAATGTGAAATGATCGACAACTGGTAACAAATCGAAAGGAACTCAGAATCCGTTGTAACGCACTCTCTTTGTGGCACAAGTCGCTCTCAAACCAGAAAATATTAACAACAATACGATCGCGAATTGAATTTCTCAAGAGTAGGGTTCAGCACAAAGCATCCCCCCTACTCAGCCTTACTCAAAACTTAACCCTGCATTGCTTTCGCTAATTCTGCTGCAACCTCCGGTCGAGAAAACTGCGGCGGCGGCAACTCCCCGCGTCGTAACATCTCTCGCACCTTCGTCCCCGAAAGATGAACTCGTTCCTCCGGCTTGCTGGGACTGGTTTTTGTCGTTGCCATTTGTTCTGTGCGCGTGCAATAGAAAGCGTGTTCAAACTTCATCGGCAAGATCCCCAACTCTCCCGGTTCAAACTCATCAAAGATATGTTGGGCATCGTAGGTTCCATAATAGTCCCCAACACCAGCGTGATCGCGCCCCACAATAAAATGAGTACACCCATAATTCTTACGCACGATCGCGTGGAAAATTGCTTCCCTCGGTCCCGCATAGCGCATCGCCGATGGATTAATCGCCAAAATTACCCGATCTTGCGGGAAATAATGTTCCATCATAATCTCGTAACAGCGCATCCGCACGTCAGCCGGAATATCATCGCTTTTGGTTGCTCCCACCAAAGGATGTAAAAATAAACCATCCACCGTTTCCAAGGCACATTTTTGAATATACTCGTGAGCGCGGTGAATCGGGTTGCGCGTTTGGAACCCAACAACGGTTTTCCATCCCTTCTCCTGAAACATTCGCCGCGACTCAACAGGATCGATTTGATATTTAGGAAACAACGGATGTCCGTCCCGTTCTAACAACCAAACCGGCCCCGCCAAATTAATCGGACCCTGGTCGTAGACAACCTTAACGCCGGGATGTTTGGTTTCATTCGTCCGATAGACGTGGGTTGCCTCGTGAGCCTTGTTGTAGCGATACTTCTGCGTTAACTCCAGTACCCCCACAAATCGCCCTGTCGGGTCGTCTAGACGCACCCAGCTCCCTTCCTTGAGGGGGTCTGCAATCTCTTCGCTGACCGAAAGCGTAACCGGAATCGACCAAGGAAGACCGTTGACCAAACGCATATCTGTCACTACGTTTTCGTAGTCTGCTTGTTCCATAAAGCCATTCAAGGGACTAAATCCCCCAATAGCAATCATTACCAAGTCAGATGTAGCTCGTTCGTCGAGTTGAACGCGAGGCAAACGCTCTGCTTGTGCCAAAAATTCTTGTCGTTCGTCCTCGCTGGCAATCCGATTGATTAAGTGACCGCCGTGTGCCGCATTTACATCTAATTTTGCACTCATATTTATTTTGGAGCTGAGATTTTGATTGCTTCAAGTCTCGATCCTACCAAGCCCTGAAGCATTTGTCCGAAGTCTAGAGCAAGGAAGGGATCGATCTCTTTTTGTTTTCCGGTACAAATAATTCTATCCGGATACTTTTGTTTTGAATTTTAAATAAAAGTTCGTTCTTGTTCCGCTTGAAAAATATAATCGTAGTCGAAAGGAATATGTTGAATATTACGCACAATTGAAAATCCCAAATGACTGATTGTTTCAGTGGTAAAGGTCAACATTGCCAATTCATTCAATCGCTTTTCACCAATCTGCGGCTTTTGTACGAAATAGCTTCGTTTGGCAAAAAACAAATCTCTATCTTTGGGATTGATGATGCCATTGATTTTATGGGCGTGCTGAATTGGCTTAATATAAGTATTATAAAAATCTTCTTGATTGCTCTGGAGAGAATAAAGACGTTCGTGTTGCAGCCAACTCATCTTGAACATCATTTTGATAAATTCAAAACCTAAAATGTAATTCAGAATATAATTTTTCTTCTCTGGGCTAATCACCAATCGCAATGCAGATTCGAGATACTTTTCTGGCTGTCTTCTCACATCTTGAGCGGAGTGAATATAAAATTGTTTAATGTAGCTTCTTAAGAGATCTGGAGAGAGTTCGGCTTTAATGTGAAAACTGTTTAGGAAATACTTGACCTTGGCTTGAGTATCATAGTCTTGAACGATTTTTGCCAGCAATCCATCTGCCGTGTACTCATCTAGGAATTGCCCCTGAACGTCCGGAGAGGATGCACACAGAAGGTAGCACAAGGACAGGAGATAGCGACGTTGTTTCCAATGTAAACTCTCTGCCCATTGTCTAGCCTCTGGTGGTAATTTATCTAGCATCTTCTCGACTTGACTTTCCTCTAGATTCCAAGGCATTAAATCGAGCTGTATAGCCATGTATTCCTCAGTCTGTTGGTTACTACGATGGATTGGGTAGGTTGACCGACTGATATTAGCGAACGGCACCCTTATTCTTTAGTTAGAGTTCCCCAAGATTCTTCTGAAGTAACAGCTTAGATGCAACAATGAAACTTAAATGTTTCTGGAATGGCATGGGAGAAGCACTTTCTCGAGAAGGTGGGTCGTTGCAGATAGATGAGAGGTACAGCTTGTATATTGTTAACAGTAATTGATCTTTAGATTGCTACATTTGAATATTCCCCGAACTTTGAAAAAGGGGGGAAAGTTGCACATTTATGACAGAAACCTAGCAAAAGCGTATTAATTTAGAGATTTACAAATTTTTGGAACGAAATTCGTCCAACTTATTGCGAACAGTTTGAATATCTTGCCACATCAACCATTTGGGTTTGCCTTTTTCCCGCGAAGGGTTGCGCAGAAGATAAGCTGGGTGAAAAATAGCCATGCAAAGTTTCCCCTCCCATTCTATCCATTGACCGCGTACTTTGGTTATTCCTCGTTTTTCTCCGGTCAAGCCTCGCAAGGCGGTTGCACCGGTGAGAAGGATGATTTTGGGGTCAACAAGGCGAATTTGTTCGAGGAGATAGGGCTTGCAGGCGGCGATTTCTTGAGGGGTTGGCGTGCGGTTTCCGGGAGGACGGCAATTGTGGACGACTCCTGCGGGGGTTATGAAGTTGGCGGTTTCTTCGACATCAATGCAATAGACCCATTGTTCGGAGGGTTGAGGGGGAAGGGGATATTTGAGAATGGGTTTCCAGTCTGTGGTAGCGAGTTCTTCTTGAGAAGCTTCCCAATTCCGGGGATAACGCTGTAATGTTCCGTTTGGGGTTAGGGGTGCATTATTGGGGGCGGAGGTGACGAGAACCGGTAAACTTGTAGTATTGGGGATTGGCGTTCCAGTTGCCACGCGATCGCGCGACTCTAATTTTTCCACCTCAATCCAACCTCTTTGCGTCAAAATGGGATGATCTCCCGTCGCAGTGCATCCCTCCATTTCGCCAGGAAACCTTAAGCGATACAACCGTCTCCCCGCCAACGGGGAACGATGCCATCCCGTCACCTTCCGCCACACCAATTGCTTATAGCGATTGACACTCTTCACCTCCCCTTGCCATTGATTCTCAACCATCCAACCAATGGTTTTCTCCCCCTCCCGCGTCACAACCGTCGTCTCTGCACTCAAGCACTTCACAATATTGGCGATATAAATATCCTTTTGAGTATCCAGCTTCACCGACGCTAAAATTTTCTCCAGCAATTGACCCGACTTCCCCACAAACGGTAACCCCTGTTCGTCCTCATTTTGTCCGGGACCTTCCCCAATAATCATAATGTCTGCATTGGGATTGCCGCGTCCAACCACCGCTTGGGTGCGACTTTGACTCAAATCGCATCGCTGACAGTTTTGGCAATGTTCCGCAAGCGTCTCCATCCTTGAGTAAGTCCCGCGAGGAATGGGAATCTTTGCATCAGTGGGAATTAACTCTGCTTGAAAATCATCAGGAGGTGCAGGTTGTTCGGAATTCGTATTGCCAAAAAGGTTGAGTTGCTGGTCGGAAGTCATATCGTGATTGGGAGTTCAGAGTTCAAAATTAAGAATATCACCGCGCCTTTTGCGTTTGCGAAAAGTTTACGGTTCTGGAGGCTGGCGAAGTAACGACTCACGGTTCGCTTAGATTGAAACGCAATAGGAAAAATTTCCTCCCCATATAAAATCCGTTTGAATCGCCATGTTTCGGGCTAACGCACCAGACGCAGAGACATGGGGATTTTTATAATGGGTAATTTAAAAGATTTGATATCATTTCATTCTTACCCGTGCGACTCGTTACCGCTTTTGTCCCGGACCAAAAAAAACCCAGCCTTTAGTTAAAGCCAGGTTCCCCAATCCTACAAGTTGTTTGAGAGAATTCTACAGTAAATAGACCAATCCAAAGAGGATAATCCAAACGACATCCACAAAGTGCCAGTACAATTCTGCTGCTTCTACGCCGAAGTGTTTTTCGCTGCTGTAGTGACCTGTCTTGCGCGATCTCCACAATACTGCGAGGATGAGCAACAGTCCAAAGGTGACGTGTAAACCGTGGAATCCCGTGAGGACATAAAAGCAACTGGCAAATAAATTGGTCGCCAGCGTAAAGGGGAGGTGTGTATATTCATACACTTGTCCGCCGAGGAAAATTGCCCCCATTAATGCGGTCAAACCAAACCAAATTTGTAATCCTTTCACATCATCGCCGTTTTTGAGCAAGCTTTGCCCTTTGTGCATGACGAAGCTACTGGAAATCAGGATGATCGTATTGATACCGGGAAGCAGCAGTTCTAACTCTGTTCCTTCAGGGGGAAATTCCGGAATCATTGCTTTGTAGATTAAAAAGGCTGCAAATAAGCCGAGGAAAATCATGCTCTCTGCAACCAGGAACACCGCAACGCCGAACATTCGCAAGTCGGGATGTTCGTGATGACCGGAGGCGGAGTCCGCATCGTGAGAATAGTTAAGAACAGTTTGAGATTCGTCTATTGTTGAGCTTTGCATACATTCCTGTGCGAATTGCTATTCGTGGCTACAATTTTGAAGCGCTAGTTGACTTCTGCACTCGCTTGGGCGAGCAATTCATCTACGGATTGGTCTTCATCGAGCATTTGGGTATCGATGCCGTAGTCGTAGGGACCCGCCCAGAGGATGGGTTCTTCGTCAAAGTTCTCAATTGCCGGGGGAGAGGTGGTTTGCCATTCCATTGTGAGGGCGCGCCAGGGGTTTCGTCCTGCGGGTTTTCCTTTGAAAACGCTCCAAACCATGTTAACCACGAAGGGCAGTACAGAGACGGCAGTGATATAAGCCCCAATAGTACAGAGAATATTGAGAAATTGGAATTTGGGATCGTAAAGGGCAACGCGGCGGTTCATGCCTTGCATTCCCAAGGGGTGCATGGGTAAGAAGGTGAGGTTGATGCCAATGAAGGTGAGAGCAAAGTGAATTTTACCGAGGGTTTCGTTGTACATCCGTCCCGACATTTTGGGAAACCAATGGTACACGCCGGAATATAGCCCTAAAATTCCGCCGCCAAAGAGGACGTAGTGAAAGTGACCGACGATGAAGTAGGTGTCGTGAACGTGGATGTCGAAGGGAACAGAAGCAACCATCACTCCGGTTAAGCCGCCAATGAGGAAGGAGGAGATAAAGCCGATGCCGAAGAGCATGGGGGTGTTGAGGTTGATTTTTCCGCCCCAGAGGGTCGCGCACCAACCGAAGATTTTGATTCCGGTGGGGACGGCGATAATCATGGTGGTTGCCATGAAGAACATTCTCAACCAACCGGGGGTTCCACTGGTGAACATATGGTGCGCCCAGACGATTAAACCAAGGAAGGCGATGGCTAAACTAGAGTACGCGATCG
It contains:
- a CDS encoding magnesium chelatase subunit H; translated protein: MFTHVKSTIRRINPENQNARSLLKVVYVVLEPQYQSTLSAAARSINAKNPHLVVQMSGYLIEELRDPENYENFKRDVAEAQIFIASLIFIEDLADKVAEAVKPHRDRLDVSIVFPSLPKVMRLNKMGRFSMENLGQSKSAIAQFMRKRKEKSGSSFEDSMLKLLRTLPKVLKYMPMDKAQDARHFMLSFQYWLGGSADNLENFLLMLADKYVFKAEGKNLTETAINYSDPVVYPDMGIWHPLAPKMFEDVNEYWDWFNNRDDISNDLRDPLVPCVGLVLQRTHLVTGDDAHYVAMVQELEAMGARVISVFSGGLDFSKPVDEYFWDTRVKGVPSTPYVDVAVSLTGFALVGGPARQDHPKAIDSLQRLNRPYMVALPLVFQTTEEWEKSDLGLHPIQVALQIAIPELDGAIEPIILSGRDGTTGRSIALQDRIEAIAQRAMKWANLRKKPKLDKKLAITVFSFPPDKGNVGTAAYLDVFGSIYEVMNALRNNGYDIQDLPDSPQALMEAVIHDAQAQYKSPELNIAHRMSVMEYERLTPYYERLKENWGDPPGHLNTDGENLLVYGKHFGNLFIGVQPTFGYEGDPMRLLFSRSASPHHGFAAYYTYLSEVWQADAVLHFGTHGSLEFMPGKQMGMSGDCYPDSLIGTIPNLYYYAANNPSEATIAKRRSYAETISYLTPPAENAGLYKGLQELSELIGSYQTLKDTGRGEQIVLTIIDKSIMLNLEKDIPELQGAEDLKTRIQNPEFGEERDNIVGSVYRKLMEIESRLLPCGLHVVGKPPTAEEAVATLVNIGSLDREEEGMKSLQRIIAESIGRDMEEIYRNSDRGILADVELLQNITLATRSAVAALVKEQTDAEGRISKVTGLNFFNMRKKTPWIEALEDAGYEKVNAEDIKPLFEYLEYCLEQVCADNELGALLKALEGEYVLPGPGGDPIRNPNVLPTGKNIHALDPQSIPTLAAVKSAKIVVDRLLERQRIDNGGTYPETIALVLWGTDNIKTYGESLAQVLWMVGAKPVPDALGRVNKVELIPLEELGRPRVDVVVNCSGVFRDLFINQMNLLDQAVKMAAEAEEPLEMNYVRKHAMQQAEDMGINLRQAATRVFSNASGSYSSNINLAVENSTWEEESELQEMYLKRKSFAFNSDNPGIMDDKREVFEAALKTADATFQNLDSSEISLTDVSHYFDSDPTKLVSSLREDGKQPTAYIADTTTANAQVRTLSETVRLDARTKMLNPKWYEGMLSHGYEGVRELSKRLVNTMGWSATAGAVDNWVYEDVNTTFVEDPEMCQRLMNLNPNSFRKMVGTLLEVNGRGYWETSETNLDRLRELYQEVEDRIEGVE
- a CDS encoding DUF4112 domain-containing protein — protein: MNQPSKQREKIMAELRSISHLFDEALPIPGTPYRIGIDPLLGLLPAVGDYLGAIVSGYIVVQAARMGASKQTLSRMVGNIIWDAFVGTVPLFGDVVDVAWKANTKNIKLLEKHLSEPHRVQKTDWWFLGFLLGGLALVIFIISAIGFWILRAFFHSFN
- a CDS encoding DUF3593 domain-containing protein yields the protein MNKDTLFALSLFPYLGFLWFLTRSGKAPRLALIGFYVLLLFVAITIPAGIYAKVTYGKALANVDWLHGSAEFFLTLSNILVVLGFRQATLERQQEK
- a CDS encoding DUF2499 domain-containing protein, producing the protein MHALSIPTWIIHVSSVIEWIAAIWFIGRYGEVTRDRAWWGLSFAMLPALVSAMCACTWHFFDNAESLEWLVTLQAAMTVLGNCTLCLAAWWIWRSSQQTAIDDQ
- a CDS encoding 16S rRNA (cytosine(967)-C(5))-methyltransferase, whose product is MSDSRQLAFVALRQIYQRGAYTDVALDRVLHDGDLDLADRGLLSELVYGVVRRARSLDALIDQLGKKKARQQPPDLRAILHLGLYQLRYLDRVPDSAAVNTSVELAKNNELKRLAGVVNGILRQYSRLAEEGDPLVLPENAIARLSILHSYPDWIVQLWVEQFGTEEAERLCEWFNRSPSLDLRVNPLNATLEDVERALNEENNSRFDLTCVLPLPQALRLRGKTGAIAQLPGFKQGWWTVQDSSAQLVVHLLDPQPGEVIIDACAAPGGKTTHIAELMRDRGTIWARDRAEKRLRKVRANAQRLQLQSIQLSPGDSCDCPPFHQTADRVLVDAPCSGLGTLHRHPDIRWRQTPEKLDELTTLQNQLLSQTALWVKPGGILVYATCTLNPAENETLIQSFLDTHADWTIEFPSANSIATPFASPDGWIKVLPTQHHMDGFFMVKLKKSL
- a CDS encoding tellurite resistance TerB family protein, with the translated sequence MDSKTKTKKIFRILMGAAWIDGIIQVEEREYLRRMATEQGIADDPEIQSLLSEIKQVSAEECYRWLEEYLGNDRTEADYQELLESLSALIYSDGEVDTQEAKLLAKVQLLDPTQDTPTSAFDKMLRTIQKLYRKGLENVK
- the sat gene encoding sulfate adenylyltransferase, whose amino-acid sequence is MSAKLDVNAAHGGHLINRIASEDERQEFLAQAERLPRVQLDERATSDLVMIAIGGFSPLNGFMEQADYENVVTDMRLVNGLPWSIPVTLSVSEEIADPLKEGSWVRLDDPTGRFVGVLELTQKYRYNKAHEATHVYRTNETKHPGVKVVYDQGPINLAGPVWLLERDGHPLFPKYQIDPVESRRMFQEKGWKTVVGFQTRNPIHRAHEYIQKCALETVDGLFLHPLVGATKSDDIPADVRMRCYEIMMEHYFPQDRVILAINPSAMRYAGPREAIFHAIVRKNYGCTHFIVGRDHAGVGDYYGTYDAQHIFDEFEPGELGILPMKFEHAFYCTRTEQMATTKTSPSKPEERVHLSGTKVREMLRRGELPPPQFSRPEVAAELAKAMQG
- a CDS encoding cobyrinic acid a,c-diamide synthase; protein product: MAIQLDLMPWNLEESQVEKMLDKLPPEARQWAESLHWKQRRYLLSLCYLLCASSPDVQGQFLDEYTADGLLAKIVQDYDTQAKVKYFLNSFHIKAELSPDLLRSYIKQFYIHSAQDVRRQPEKYLESALRLVISPEKKNYILNYILGFEFIKMMFKMSWLQHERLYSLQSNQEDFYNTYIKPIQHAHKINGIINPKDRDLFFAKRSYFVQKPQIGEKRLNELAMLTFTTETISHLGFSIVRNIQHIPFDYDYIFQAEQERTFI